GGTTAAATTAACTTGTATGGATAATTACCCCACCAAATAGTTACCTTTTAAACCCGTTTGAGTAAAGTGAGGCCCAAGCTTTGGATGCAACGAAAGCTTTCTTATACAACAGTTCGATAAATGTCTGGCTCCGGTATTGAAAGACCGTTAACAAGTGAGAACGTTGTATAGGACTCCAAGCATTAAACTCGAATAGTCAACTGGGCCTCGAGCCCGAATAGCAAGGCGGAGTCAGCTTATTATGAATTGCACAAACAATCAAAAAGAAATCACCATCGGTGTCGACACAGGCAAGTTTCAACTCGATATTTATATCAGACCACTCGATATTTACTTTAATGTCTCCAACGATGAAAAAGGCATTAAACATGCGATTGAACAAATCAAACCGCATATGTAAAAAAGTTCGCATGTACGATAGGCCGTAAAGCCAAGACAGATAAGCTAGATGCTAAGTTAATTGCACATTACGGTGTCGCGATTAAACCACCATTATCAACATTGAAACCAGAGAACATGCAGTTGATGAGTGAATTGTTATCACGTAGAAAAAACTCATGACCATGCAAACGATGGAAAAAAACCGTCTTCAGATTATTCCTAAAGAAATTTCTGGAATAATAAAGCCGATCATCACAGCCATTAAGAATCAAATTGAAAAAGTCGATAATAAACTCAGTAAACTAATTGATAAATATGATGAATATAAAGCGAAAAATACCATTATTCAAAGTATGCTAGGCATTGATAATGTGCTTTCTTGTAATCTGCTTAGCGATATGATTCAGCTTGGTTATTTAACCAATAAAGAAACAGCACCATTGATTGGCGTTACCCCATTTAATAAAGAAAGTGCTAGCTATGAAGTTCAACGAAATATACTTGTGGACGTGAAAAAATACGTACAGGTATGTATATTGCGATGATGTCTGCAATGCAATGTAACCCAGTTTTCAAAGCGACATATCAACGTTTATTAACTGCACGAAAAGCAAAGAAAACAGCAATAATTGGTTGTTCGCAAGATGGTTATCATCTTAAACTCGATAGTAAAAGATGGTGTCATGTGGGATCCTAAAGTGAATAAACATTAGGAATTGACACCATAGTTACATGTTATAAGGTTGCGAACTGTTTGCTGACACCTATGAAAATCCGTTGATAAAATTAAACAAGTAAGTAAATGAATAAAGTTCAATTACTTGATATTAGTTTCTTCCCATACATGGATCGGAACACTTGTGTGTTTATTACGGATAAATTTAATAGAATTTTGTGATTCTAATTCTGGTGTTATAAATAAAAATATATACAACGCGAATGGTTCTTCACGATCGTTAGAAATAAATGGTGTAGCTTCAACAGTAAACGAACCTCTTCCAAGATCATTTTTTTGTATTTCTATGTATTGATCGTCACTAAAAATTAAGCCATATTCTGCTGATCGGACTGCAATTCTAACAACAGCCTCAGAATCTGTACTTAAACGATAATCAAAGTCGACGGTGAACGTAGTTAATTCATCTTCTATAGCTTCCTGTGGATAGTTGTACACAATTTCAACGCCATCTTCACACAGAGTTGGCAACTCTGCAGGTTCAAGTACGAATTTAAGTTCATCGTCTGTACCAATTACCCTCCCATCACTGATTGACAATTGGTATGAATCCTTTACATCTCTGCCATTAATAATCATTTCATTACCAACTACACGCGCAAAGTCACCAATAGTCCTCGTATATCCATCAGAAAGAGTACAATCGTAAATTATTATTTCACCTAGATTGGTAATCTCTAGGTAAGTATCATCAAGTTTCCAAAAGCCGTCATATTTATTACTTTCAGTTTCCGAGCCTGAATTGCAAGCTACTATGAATAAAACAGTTACAAAAATTAAAATACTTTTATACATCATTCAATTCCATTTTTTACAAAACGTTCGAACCCTGTGAACACTTTATATATTTTTACAATTTAGATATGTTATTGTTATTAAAATAACAATAAAGTCATATCGAAACGAAATAAGTAAGAGCAACTTACAACCCTACATAAGCGGACAAAAATTGTTGGCTATAATGTGGGGCGAAGCGAAACATAGCCAACTGTTTTTATTCCGTTTAAAGTACTTGTAATCAAGCACAGCAATACTTCAAGTTACAATACAAAAAATTAATTAACAAATATCAGAACTCCAAGGTCCGACCTCTACATCAGATCGACCACCTTTAATGACAATTTTAATTCCAATACCGTTATCCTTTACGAAATTTACTAAATAATCTTCAGTTTCTCCGCACAGAATATTATATAATCGATTACTTTGATCATTACTAATTGAAACAAAGCCAGGATCAATAGTTTCTTTAAGCTCTAAATACGATCCATCATTAATATATTTAAGCTCCGTTTTTCCTGTACTGGTTCTTTTTGAAAACTCTTGTCCAATCAGGTATTTTACAGTTTCTGGCTGCAAATTTTTGCCTTGATACGTATAGTCAGGGTGAGGCGTACTTTGACATGCAGCCAGACTCAACGCACTTGCTAATATAAATATAGATTTACTTTTCACTTCTTTACCTTTCATATAGATACATACATTAAAATATTGTTTGCTAGCGCCCACATAAGCGGACAAAAATTGTTGGTTATAATTTTGTGAGGAACGAACAATAGTCAACTGTTTTTGTTACGTTTAAAGCGCTTGTTAATTGTGTTTGGCTGTAATAATAACCTAATGAAAAAGATAACCAAAAGAAAATAAATTTCTAGTAACCTATTGAAAAACTTGTAATCAATTCAACTAAACAGCACTCTCGTGATGACTGTTGTGGCCAAGTAATTTTGGCCACAAATTTAGAGTTACTAATCAATACACTCTATCTCGTAATGTGCCCAAAAGTGAGACTGAGCGCTTTAAATTAGCTCGAGAAATGACATATCTAATCGTAAAAAAGAGCCAATAGGCTCTTTTTTAGTCTGTCTGATAAACGACAGCTAAGGACTAACAGTTTGGTGTTAGCCGATATGCGTTAGGCCACCCATGTAGTGTTGTAGCACTTTAGGTACTTCAATTCGACCATCTTCTAGTTGGTAGTTTTCTAATACGGCAACTAAAGTACGACCAACCGCTAAGCCTGAACCATTTAGTGTATGGATAAGCTCTGGCTTCTTTTTACCTGCAGGGCGAAAACGTGCTTGCAAACGGCGAGCTTGGAAATCACCGACGTTTGAACAAGAAGAAATTTCACGGTACACTTCTTGCGCCGGAACCCATACTTCAAGATCGTAGGTTTTTGTTGCACTAAAGCCCATATCACCCGTACATAACACCACTTTACGGTAAGGAAGTTCAAGGTTTTTAAGCACTTGCTCTGCGTGTGTTGTGATCTCTTCTAATGCTTCAAAGCTTTTTTCTGGATGCACAAACTGTACTAACTCTACTTTATCAAACTGATGCTGACGGATAAGACCACGTGTATCTCGGCCGTATGAACCCGCTTCACTTCTAAAACATGCAGTGTGCGCTGTGATCTTAATCGGCAAGTCATTTTCATCGTAGATAACGTCACGGCTCATATTAGTCAGAGGTACTTCAGCAGAAGGAATTAATGACATGCCAACCCCCTCTTCCGTTGCCGGTTTAGTATTGAAAAGATCATCACCAAATTTAGGCAGTTGCGTTGTACCGTATAAACTTTCTGAGTTCACTAACAATGGCACGTACATCTCTGTGTAGCCATGTTGGTTAGTGTGTAGGTTCAACATATATTGTGCCAGTGCACGATGTAGCTTGGCAATTTGACCTTGCATAACGATGAAACGAGAGCCACTGATTTTAACCGCAGATTTAAAGTCTAGCCCACCTAATGCTTCGCCGAGGTCAACGTGATCTTTTACATCAAAATCAAATGTCTTTGGAGTACCCCAGGTTGAAACTTCAACGTTTTCATCTTCATCTTTACCCACAGGCGCTGATTCATGCGGTAAATTAGGGATGGTATATGCGATCTCTTGAAGTTGCTCAGCAAGTTTATTGAACTCTTCTTTAGTTGCATCTAGTTGTGCACCAAAAGTCGCCATCTCTTCGCGTAACGCAGTGATATCTTCACCACGCTTTGCTGCCATACCAATCTCTTTTGAACGGCTATTACGCTCAGCCTGTAGGGATTCGGTTTGAATTTGTAATGATTTACGTTTCTCTTCTAATTCATTGATCAAGTCGATATCGAGCTTAAAACCACGATTAGCAAGCAATTTTGCTGTCTGTTCAATATCATTACGTAAAAACTTCGGATCTAACATTTTATTTCCCTAACTCTTTAAAACTAATAATGTGCCAATGTAGGCAGCTAAAATACAAACAACAACATTTAATGCGACGTTTAGCATCGCTTTTAATAGATCGCCCTGTTGAATCAACAATAGGTTATCCATCGAAAATGTTGAAAATGTGGTTAATGCCCCTAAGAATCCCACGCCAATGAGTGGCCACCAAGGAGAAGAGGTAATTGTTTCTTGTTGTACTAACTGAAAAATCGTTCCCATGATCAGAGAGCCCAATACATTAACGGCAAGTGTAGCAAATGGAAAACCTTTTCCAAAGAGGCTTATCATGCCTAGGCCAATTAAATAACGTAACGTTGCACCAAAAGCGCCACCCATAGCCACTAGGGTAATATTGATTACTATATTATTCATATCGCTTATTATCACTCTGTAAATTTAGCTGTTTTAGATAGTCCAATTTAGTACTAATCTGTTTTTCGAAACCACGATCCGTGGGATAATAAAAAACTTCATTTTTTAATGCTTCAGGCAAATAAACATCACCAGCTGCAAAAGCACCCAATTCATCATGCGCATAACGATAACCTTGGTTATGGCCTAAATCTTTCATGAGTTGTGTCGGCGCATTTCTGAGATGCATTGGCACGTCGAAATCAGGAAAGTCGCTAACGATCTGTTTTGCTTTAGCAAATGCTGTATATACTGCGTTGCTTTTCGGCGCAGCCGCACAATATACAATCGCTTGTGCAATGGCACGTTCACCTTCATAGGGGCCAACACGACTAAAACAATCCCAAGCGTTAATTGCTATTTGCATCGCTCTTGGGTCTGCATTGCCAATATCTTCCGAAGCAATGGCTAATAATCTTCTTGCGACATAAAGCGGATCGCAACCGCCTGCTAACATTCTTGCAAACCAATATAAGGATGCATCGACATCGGAACCTCGCACCGATTTATGAAACGCAGATATTAAATCGTAAAACAGATCGCCTTTATTATCAAAGCTCACCCCTTCTCGACCTGCAATTTCCATCAATAACTCTAAAGTGATCAAGCCATCGTTCGCCATATCGCTAAGTAACTCGAGGTAGTTAAGTGACTTACGCGCATCACCTTGCACTAAACTGGCTAGCTTTTGTTTAACACCATCTTCAAATCGAATCAGCTTATCTACTAAGCCATCTGGAGAATCACATGCTTGATCAATCACTAACTCTACTTCACTGTCTGTAAGTTTTTTTAAAAGATAAACGCGCGCTCTTGATAGCAGTGCATTATTTAATTCAAAAGAGGGATTTTCCGTTGTAGCACCAACAAATAAAATGGTGCCATCTTCAATAAAAGGTAAGAAAGCATCCTGCTGGCTTTTATTGAAGCGATGTACTTCGTCAACAAACAGTAATGTTCGCATGCCCGAGGCTTGATTCTGTTTCGCAACTTCTATAGCTGCTCGTATCTCTTTAATGCCCGATGTCACTGCCGAAAGGCGCTCAACATGGGCTTGGCAATAAGTCGCAATTAATTCAGCGAGTGTGGTTTTTCCTGTTCCCGGTGGCCCCCATAAAATCATAGAGTGAGCAGCGCCAGCTTCTAAAGCTTTACGCAGTGGTTTACCTTCACCAACGATATGTGATTGACCAATATATTGTGCAAAACCTTTAGGACGCATACGCGCAGCTAATGGCTGAAACTCATTATTGAGTTCAAAAAGATCACGCATTAACGTTGGTCATCCACTTCAACACCTGCCGGAATTTGAAAATTGAAAAGGCTATTATCTACTGTTTTTTTAGACGCTTTGTGTACTAATGAAAACGTACTTCGTTGCCCCTGTTCATCAATAACAATAAACTGCTTAATGTTATTGTTGCCATCAAACTCGAAGATAAAAGTTGTTAATTGGTCAGCAATTGGATTAATAACTGTAAATAGTTTTCCCTTATTGTTAACCTCATAGTTAGCCCACTGTTTTTCATCTGCGCCAGCTAATAATGCAAAAGGCGTATTGTCGATTGCATCACTGAAATTTATCAAGGTAACTTGTTCGATAAAGGGGCTGTAA
The DNA window shown above is from Psychromonas sp. psych-6C06 and carries:
- the serS gene encoding serine--tRNA ligase, translated to MLDPKFLRNDIEQTAKLLANRGFKLDIDLINELEEKRKSLQIQTESLQAERNSRSKEIGMAAKRGEDITALREEMATFGAQLDATKEEFNKLAEQLQEIAYTIPNLPHESAPVGKDEDENVEVSTWGTPKTFDFDVKDHVDLGEALGGLDFKSAVKISGSRFIVMQGQIAKLHRALAQYMLNLHTNQHGYTEMYVPLLVNSESLYGTTQLPKFGDDLFNTKPATEEGVGMSLIPSAEVPLTNMSRDVIYDENDLPIKITAHTACFRSEAGSYGRDTRGLIRQHQFDKVELVQFVHPEKSFEALEEITTHAEQVLKNLELPYRKVVLCTGDMGFSATKTYDLEVWVPAQEVYREISSCSNVGDFQARRLQARFRPAGKKKPELIHTLNGSGLAVGRTLVAVLENYQLEDGRIEVPKVLQHYMGGLTHIG
- the crcB gene encoding fluoride efflux transporter CrcB, encoding MNNIVINITLVAMGGAFGATLRYLIGLGMISLFGKGFPFATLAVNVLGSLIMGTIFQLVQQETITSSPWWPLIGVGFLGALTTFSTFSMDNLLLIQQGDLLKAMLNVALNVVVCILAAYIGTLLVLKS
- a CDS encoding replication-associated recombination protein A, translated to MRDLFELNNEFQPLAARMRPKGFAQYIGQSHIVGEGKPLRKALEAGAAHSMILWGPPGTGKTTLAELIATYCQAHVERLSAVTSGIKEIRAAIEVAKQNQASGMRTLLFVDEVHRFNKSQQDAFLPFIEDGTILFVGATTENPSFELNNALLSRARVYLLKKLTDSEVELVIDQACDSPDGLVDKLIRFEDGVKQKLASLVQGDARKSLNYLELLSDMANDGLITLELLMEIAGREGVSFDNKGDLFYDLISAFHKSVRGSDVDASLYWFARMLAGGCDPLYVARRLLAIASEDIGNADPRAMQIAINAWDCFSRVGPYEGERAIAQAIVYCAAAPKSNAVYTAFAKAKQIVSDFPDFDVPMHLRNAPTQLMKDLGHNQGYRYAHDELGAFAAGDVYLPEALKNEVFYYPTDRGFEKQISTKLDYLKQLNLQSDNKRYE
- the lolA gene encoding outer membrane lipoprotein chaperone LolA, encoding MKKTLLTLFLVLSTCTAHALSVEAKELKEKLALFDQINASFVQKVSSAEGKLLNESSGEMTILRPGKFHWKITSPEEELIVSNGKTIWYYSPFIEQVTLINFSDAIDNTPFALLAGADEKQWANYEVNNKGKLFTVINPIADQLTTFIFEFDGNNNIKQFIVIDEQGQRSTFSLVHKASKKTVDNSLFNFQIPAGVEVDDQR